The window GACCAGCAGCAGAGGTACAACATTTCACGCTGATGTAAGAGCAACTTACATCGTCAGAGACTGGGCAAAAGGAGAAGCCCTTCtgctggagggagggggaggggcaatgcCCTGCAATTTGCCTGTTTGACGTCCCCCAGAGCCCAGGTCAGCGCAGCCAATACGGCAGGGCAGCAAAGAGATGGAAGTGCAAAATTCCTCTGGGCTTAGACTGATTGTAGAGTaaattaaaaggtcggcacaacactgggGGCCAAAGGGGCTGTACTGGGCTGTACTCCTCTATGTTCTATGCTTGCAACATAGACACGGATAGTATTTCCTGTTGTGTCACTGACTCAAAACAAAGCACCCGTCATCTACAATGGGACAAGAAGGAACCTCTGGTTAGGTTGGGTGATACTAGacctagagatcatgggttaagggtgaaaagtgaaatatttaaggggagcctGAGGGGGGAGCTtctcactcagaggatggtgcaagtgtggaacgagctgccaagaGAAGTGGCTGAcgcgggttcaattgcaacatttaagggaagtttggatagatacatagatgaGAAGGGTATGGAGAGCTACAATTAGGCAAGACTTgttggcatggaatagatgggccaaaggaccgcTTTCCGTGATGTTGTGCTCAATGACTCTATAAACTCACCTGCACAGGAGGCTGCGGAGGCTTGGTCACTGTGTATGCAGGACAGAAATGGATAGAATTTTAAATAGAAAGTGAGTCATGGGATGTGGATCCAGTAAAAAGGATATGCACTGATGTAGGAAGCTCCTGTTCCTATTCCTTATGTGATTTTTATTCTTGGTGCCTCCCGAGGCAGGTCACTGCTCCACTTGCTGCTTCTCTCAGCAGAGAGAGGACGTGCTTACGAATTTGCCTCTAAGAAGGTACTATGATAGTGGGAAGATTAAAAAATATCAGAGTGACAGTTAGTCGTCAAAACTGTCGCAGAGAGGCAGGATATTCCAAATGGAGGCCAGCTTAAGTCTGCCCTTCCAGAACATTTCCCCATTGAGTGGAGTCTGGGAAAACACACACCTTATCGTTGCGCATTTTCACAAAGAGCTCAGCCCTCGCAATCATGGCATCAGATTCCTGGTGACAGAGGGCCTTTAAAAGGGCAACTCATCCCTCCAGGATAAACCAAACTCTCCTCACAATCTGCTCGTTGGCTGCGTACCACACTTGCTTGCTAACAATAAATCCCCAGGCCGACAATAAAATGCCACAGCCATAATTAAAATTCTCCACTTATCACAAAAATCAGAAAGCATATCTGGCTCTGTCATCTCCCTCCACCTCAGGTGGGAACAAGACCCGGCTACTCCCTCAGATCATGGTTTTCCCGCTCTCCCCTCTCTGTCAGACAGTTCTGTCACTTGCCTTCTTACCTCCGAGTCAGAGTTGTAGGTTCAAATCCCACTCCAGATCTTGTGTCAAAGCCCAGTCTGATTAGTCCCTACTCCCACCcatctcccccgccccccacacacacacacacacacacacacacacacacacatcccgaTAGACTCACAGgacgtagaacacagaacatgacaGATACAGACAAAGTTCTGCAGATTGCtggcaatccaaagcaacatgcacaaaatgctggaagaactcagcaggtcaggtagcatctatggagaggaataaagattaTAGAGAATAAAGGTCCTGGTgcaggatctcggcctgaaacgtaactctttattcctctccatagatgcagcctactctgctgagttgctccagcattttgagtgtgttactctagaacagtacagcacagtacaggccctttggcccacaatgttgcgccaacCTTTTAACTTCCTGTAagatccctcccacatagccctccatttttctttcattcatgtgcctatttcttaagtgtccctaacgtatctgcctttatcaccacgactggcagggtgttccacgcacccaccgctCCCCCTGAGAAAagtttacctctgacattccccctaccCCCCTTACTTTCCTCCAGTTGCCTTAAAATGTTGCCTCCACATGTTCTATGCATTTGGCAGAGCTGCAGAAACTGCCTTTAAGCTGAGACATTAAATGAAGATCCCTCACTCTCTCGATTTCGGTGTTAACAGGATAGTGTCCTAACATGTTGTTCAAACAACAttgttaataataaattaattaaatctATTACTAAAGATCATCTGCTCATGAACCCAGTCTTTGGGATATCACTGTGTAGCTCTAAGTCCCATGTATTCTACATGACAGCACATGACAACATATGGCTCATTTGAGGGGGCAAATTTTTacggtgactggaggaaagtataggagggatgtcagaggtagggcttttatgcagagagaggcaggtgtgtggaatgcactgccaggggtgctggcagatgcagatacattagggacatttaaaagacaggcacacagatgatagaaaaatggagagttatgtagGAGAAAAGGATTAAATTGATCTTAAGAGTgtgttaaaaggtcaacacaacatcgtgggccaaagggcccggattgtactgtagtgttctatgttctaaaacttcCAACATACTTCATTGACTGTGAATGTACTGAGACCAATGAAGAGcctttttctctgtattcttcctTGCTCTCATCCAGTCCCAAAGCCATCCTCCCAAATGTTTTTTGGCTGAGTCTCGATTGCTCCCCCTCACTCCTCCAGGAACAACCTTGGGACCGCTCACTATTTTTGAAGGTCCTGGTGATGAGGCAGTTGCTGTAAGTacagtgtcacactgtcacaaACCACTGCCTGAACTCCCTCCCACCGTCAGAGCGGCCGTTGCCCAGAGAGGAATGCAGAGCACAGTACACTCCATTCCAGCCAGGGGTTGTACTGTTGACGCATTTCTCTCCCAGTTACTTGGAGGTTGGCCACTGAGGAGCTCATTCAGAGCTGAAGGTGACACAGCCATCGATGATGCGGTGAAGGAAATGGATGAAAAAGGGAGAGGCCAGGTCTTCAGTTCCTGTAGGAAAAAGAGAACTGGCAGAAGTTGTAGGAAGTAACCAAACTTCATGAGGATACGTGACCGATATGGAGGTGACCAATTTGTGGAAGAGGGTTAGTGATCCATTAGGTCCTTCTGAAGATCACACTGACATCCTTCCACCAGCACCACATCCTTGTTGACTGTCCGCCCACCCTCACACTCCAGCAGGACCACGGTCTTCCTTAGCTGGCTGGGAGAACAGCGGGAACAGGAGTGGTTTAACCTCGGCCCAGCCCCAGGGACGAAGAACGAGCGGCACTGCCCAAAGCATAGCTGGTTCTGCATGGTGAGgctctcacagtctgggtgagaAATCTTCTGCAGGGGCAGAAAGAAAACAATTATCAGTATCGTAGCATAACAGTTGGCACATCACTTTACAGTTGTAgcaacccgggttcgattcccgccacagtctgtaagaagtttataccACGGGACCACACAGGTTTCTTctagttgctccagtttcctcctacattccaaagacatatgggttagtaggttaattggtcacatgagggTTATTGGGCATTAAGTGACTGTTAcgaagctgtatctctaaataaattgaaCTGGAGGtctatttatttagcaatacagcttGAACCAGGGGCTTCAAATAGACTCCGAATCCGCTGGTCAAAGTTACATTGCTGTTGGTGGGAGCTTGCTGGGCCAGATTGGCTGCAGAGTTCCCCTCCACTGAAATCACAATGTAGTGATGATGACTTTAGTTCCCTCCACTATGGAAGCAGGGTGCACCATCTACAAATCTGCTCGCAGTCACTTCTCCCAGGTCGCCCCCACAAACCAAGAAGCACAAAGGTAGCAAGTGCACAGGAACACCACCTCCTGCAGGCTCCCacaccatcctgatttggaaatattCCCACTGCCACTGGGTCTAAATAttaaaaagggaaggagaggcaccagagggaggtggtaggcaggtaagaagaaaaGGGGTGAGTGTGAACAGAATGGATaatagaaaaggggaaggaggaaggaggaaggaggaatTGAGGTTTGTGCCATCAGGGCAGAGACAACACAGAATACGAGGTCTTCCTCCTCCAATCTGATAGAGCCCTTattatggcaatacaggagacaAGGGACCTGacatgaaaccatagaaaccatagaaactacagcacttttggcccttcttggctgtgccgaaccattttctgcctagtcccactgacctgcacatggaccatatccctcatacacctcccatccatgtatctgtccaatttattcttaaatgttaaaaaagaacccgcatttaccacctcatctggcagctcattccatactcccaccactctctgtgtgaaaaagcccccactaatgttccctttaaacttttcccccctcacccttaacccatgtcctctggtttttttctccccttgcctcagtggaaaaagcctgcttgcattcactctatctatacccatcataattttatatacctctatcatatctccccttattcttctacgctccagggaataaagtcctaacctattcaacctttctctgtaactgagtttctcaagtcccggcaacatccttgtaaaccttctctgcactctttcaaccttatttatatccttcctgtaatttgatgaccaaaactgaacacaatactccagattcggcctcaccaatgccttatacaacctcatcataacattccagctcttatactcaataccttgattaataaaggccaatgtaccaaaagctctctttacgaccctatctacctgtgacgccacttttagggaattttttatctgtattcccagatccctctgttctactgcactcctcaatgccttaccatttaccttgtatgttctaccttggtttgtcctcccaacgtgcaatacctcacacttgtctgtattaaactccaactgccatttttcagcccatttttccagctggtccaagtccctctgcaggctctgaaaaccttcctcactgtccactacacctccaatctttgtatcatcagcaaacttgccgttggaatgggaatggggagttaaATTAAAGCGGGTGGCCATCAGGAAAACTCGTCTTTTGTAGCATACAGACAACGTTCAGAATGTCTGAGGACACAAAAGGCACATAAGGGTTACAATCCTTCAACAATTCTACCACAGCAAACcattttttattaatttattcctTTTTCAGGATACGAACTTCCCTGCAGTATTTATCATCTATCCCCCTTTCCCATGAACAAAGTGACTGGCTCAGCCTTTTAAAAGTTTGGAGTCACTTATGGGCCAACTAGACAAATCAAAGGATGTCTAGTCTCTCCTGAAGGACattaatgaaccaaatgggctCTGACTACCAttgggaggaggttcaggagcctgaacacCCACACTCCATGATCCAGAaagagcttctttccctctgtcttCAGATTTGTGAACGATccctgaacaccacctcactaacctatttaaagatcagctttatatgttacatatacattgaaacatacaaagaaatgtgtcatctgcaTCAAAATCAACACAGTCAGAGGATGTTGGCACCGTGATTCTGGTGCCCACCACTAACCCTAGCCCATTACTaaacctaacccatacatctttggaacgtgggcaGAAACCAGACCACCCAGAGAAGCCCAAGCAGTCATGGGAGACCGTACCAACTTCTTACAGCCAGCAGTGTGAACTGAACCCATAAATGTCGAGTGCTATGCTAACCTCTACACTGCCGTGACACCACTGTTACATATTTTGTATCTTAGAGTGCATCCTTTACACCTTTGCACTGTTACTTTTGTCGCAGTaagcaaatttcatgtcacatgagatagtgataataaacctgattcattgCTAAGTTCCAAGCCATTAACCAAGTTGAAAGATCACTGTCGCTCAATAGGATCTACCTGTCTCTCGAGATTCAGTATCCACATCTCTGTGTTAAAGTCCAATAATTTTAATTTCTGTTTCACCAATACCATACTCGCATTGTAATCTGTGCCTTGCCCCCTCACCATAAGGGCAGAGGTCTTTAGACAATGTTAGGGAGGGGAGAGGTTTCTTTTAAAATCTTTAGTGAAGCCATTACTAGCATTACTTGGATAGTGGTTAATGTCTCAGGGCCTTTTGGAAGCAAATATCTGAGGTCCTATTGAAGATACTGAAGGTTCGGATAATACCAGaccccattttaataatttttggaacttctgcaaggccaaataaattccaggctacccagcaacaactcctgacctatagcatacttaatggaaagaaaattaTACTGATGgtctggaaaaaggaggaaactccatcacCCACACAATGGCTGGCTGTATTAATGGATACTCTCCATCTAGAGAGGATAAGATACGTTATCAAGAacagactcaaggaatttgaaaaaaatctggcaaccattactgttgtatttagaagagacggacagctgaactaagtgtgggggggggggggtggtatgaCCTAACCAGCACatacgggaggggtgaggggaggggagggctgggAAGGGGTAAGGAGATggggtggtagggtttcctttgctttttgcttgtttactatacatacattcatttgactttcattatgttgttataagaaagaaaagaaaaaagaagcattgtactttaggacattgtctgttgtggttaagctgatgttgcttcacaataaaaacatttgaaacaCAGGAGATGCCTACACCTCCATTGCACTGGGTGGCATCATGCCATCCTCTGGATGATCACAGCCACCTCATGAAACTTGTGAGGAAGCACCATGCCCACATCGCCGTCTGCTTTCCCTGTCAACCAACTCTTGGGATCGGAACCTTTACACTTCTCTTTCTCCTTGTTAATTCGCTTGCCTACTTCTACATCAATCTCCCTCTGcttcctcactcctctctccagtcAGTTTCTTTCCTCTTCTCCCCAGGCTCTTTCTCCCTTCTTTCATTCTCTATTCCTTCCTTCTGTCTCTTACCTTCACTAACTCAGTCATTCTTTCTTCCTCGCTCTCATTCTTCCTTCCTCTTTCACTCATTCTTCCTTCTCTCTTGTTCTCTCTTCTcttttccctttcctctctcttccttccccttGCTCTCTgactctttctttcttccttccgcttcctctcattcttccttctctctctcattcttcctCTCTTATTCTTCCTTTCTTCTCTCACATTCCCTCTTTGCTCCCTCGTTCTCTCTTCCCACTCTtctgttctcccttccctctctctcttccctccccttcctctcactgcccCCTCCACTTCATTTTTTGTCCCATGCCTACCCACTTGATCCTCCTCTGCATCCCTCCCATCCCCAGCAAACCCTGTTCCTTTctttcctcatctctctctcGAAGTACCTCACTCTCTTGCTCCGTCACGGCCCTCACTGTCTGTTCTCTCCAGTTCTGCCGAAATCCTGATCTCCTGCTCGCTTCTTCTCAAGAGTTCCAGCCTCTTGTTCCTACAGGCATTCAGACCTCAGAGCAGAGTGCTCCCTGGTCGTTGCAGCTTGACTAGACCCATCTGCTCTGCAGCTTGTACAGGTTTGCACCTTTAGGCTTATTAATAGTTCTcgcatgccaaaagctttcttattGAGCATTCATTGGGATCAAATGCATCTGAACTATGGCCAgtttgtggcagcaacacaaaCTGCTTCTCATTTGTAGATTGGGTTTCTGCGGGCTTTTAAGTGGTGTCAACAAGTGCAGCAGGGAATCGAGATCACACTTCCCCAAATCTTCCAGCAGCCATACGGATGGTCTGGGCTAGGCAGCCAACAGGATGTAATCGCAGAGAGGTGAGGCAGCCAAAGTCTCACCCACTCACTCCCACCTCAGTGTTGGAGCACCATTACCCCAGCAGCTCCCTCTGGAGGCCTAGCCAAGAGCTCACCGACAGCGGCAGCTGGGATCAAGCAAAGAGGCAGCCAGCAGACACAAGCCATAACCATATGGAGCAGACAGACAACGCGGCTCCTTTGCTGCCAACCTTTCCCCTTCCTGCTGCTGTCCCACCAGCCCATGCCCACACTAGCCTGCCCCTAATTACCTACTCTATCTTCAGCTTCCCTCCACAGGCTGGTCCTGGTCTCTCCTTCTCAGCCATCTCAATCAGCCTATTTTAATTCCAGGTCCCGATAGTGCCCGCAACCATAGCTGGGTGTGGAGAAAGAAGGTTTCAGAAGTTTCTGGGATACAAAAAAATCACTCAGGTTTAGGATGCATTAATTCTCCTTCATTCTTACTCACcttccttttccttctttttctttatttccttttttgctatcttcctctctctctctccttatttTCATGTCTCTAATCATTCCTTTTCTCCCTGTGTTGTTTCTTCCTTCTTGATTTCTCTTCCTCTACACATCCCACACTCCCAgttcttccttctctctctcaaagttcaaagtaaattcattatcaaaatacgtaTGCCACCgtattcaaccttgagattcattttcttgcgggcatactcaataaatccaacaactgcaatacaatcaatgaaagaccacaccaactgggcAGACGCCtagtgtgcaaatgacaacaaactgtggaaatacaaaaagagagaaaaaacagagaaatataatagtaacaataataaaaaaataaataaataagcaataaatatggagaacatgagataaagagcccttgaaagtaagtccgtaGATAGTGTGAACAGTTCAATGACAGgacaagtgaagatgagtgaagttctcctttctggttcaagaaactgatggttgagatgtaataactgttcctgaacttagtagtgtgagtcctgaagctcctataactccttcctcatggcagcggcaagaagacagcatgatcTGTGTGGTGGGGACCCCGATGatgaatctctccctctccccctctctttctgtcAACACACCCACATTCCCAATTAACTGAAGATTCATCACAAACAAATGGCACGTTAACATTACAGTTCGAGTAACACTATTAcaataccagcaacccaggttcaattccccccactgtctgcaaggagcttgcaccttctccccgtgaccacgtggatttcctctgggtgctctggtctcctcccagcTGTATGGCTacggtcagtgagttgtgggcatgctacgttggcactggaagcacggAGACACCTGCCGGCTGCCCGCAGCATGTCCTCAGACAGCGTTGGCTGTTGACGCAAATGCGcagttcactgcatgtttcaatgtccgtgtgacaaataaagctaatctttaccttTAAGTGGCGATACCGGCACTTATTATATTAAaagattcattgccacagatgttgcATTTCCCCTCACACTGGAGTAAAATCAGCGAGCAGTCAGAGACGGTGGGTCAAGGGGCAGGAGGGTAAGTCACTCAGCTGACACTGGAAGGAGACGAACGAGCACCTTCTGCATTCCTAACCGATTGCTGACGAACTTAGTTAAGGATTACAGATCTGACATCATGGAGAGCTGAGGATATTTATGTGCTTGATGTGCACACTGAATCAATCTTAGGACATCATCTCGGGGAAAAAAACACAATCGGGGTAAGGCAAAAGGAAGGAAGCTTAGAGAGCATCCGAGAAAGATCCTATCCACCCGGGGGTGTTTGGGATGCAGAACACACTGCCTGTGGTGATGGTGGACACAGAGACTATCAGCACTGAACCACAAggcagaggagaccatggaccaagTGGTAGCAAATGGGATCAGTATCAATGAGTACTCAATGGTCAGCATTAGtgtagtgggccaaagggcctgcttctgcacAGTGTAACAATATACTCCAACTTTCATTTTCAATAATCAGATGTTTGTGAAAAGAAATAAAATTTTCTAGCTGTAGCTCCCTCGCCTTCCAGCCCTGTGTCCTCCCCTGATCCCAGCGTCCCTCCAGTTCTGGCCCTGATCTTTGCTGTCAGCCGCCTCCTTCCACACTGCTACTCATGAGCCATTTCAGACACCTAACATGGCAGCAGAACGGTTagtacaacactattacagctcagtatGTCAAAGTTCAGAGCTCAATCCTCTCTAAGGAGTTTCTATGTCCTCCCTATGGAATGTGCAGGTtccttccgggtgctctggtttccaccacagtACCAGTTAGAAGGTTAACTGGCCATTGGATATTCTCCCATAACTGGGCTAGGgctaaattggtgggttgctgctGCGTGGTTTAATTAGCCTGACGGAGCTGTTCAGTACcgtaaaactaaataaataaataatagtctCACAGCCTAATTTCATGCAACAATTTGGATTTTTCTCATCTAGTTCCTGGcctacacagaacacagaacagtacagtacaggggcagaccttcagcccatcatgtcagtGCTGACCACGATACCTAGTTAAACTAAACCATTTGCCTGCGCATGATCCATTCCCCTCCCTTTACTGAAAGATCATGTAATTCCCTGCACAGTCACAGAGGAACTGCCCCCACTCTCATCAGGTCAGGCTTTAGCCTGGTCTGATCCTGTGAATAAACTCCCTGTAATTCTAAACAAAATTAAAAAGGAAGCGGAGCTTTCAATGGCAAAAGCCACAGTCTGGTGAATCAAATCATTGATTTTAGAATGCTCAGTCTTTGAGAAGCAAGGTATAAACTTAAATCACTTTTACCTCCCAAGCATTGCCCCTTTGGTCAGGTGTGGCTTTATCGCCAGGCAGTCACCCACCTGTACAAATGGCAGACTCCGGCAACTGGACCTGGTGACTTCGTACTCGGTCAGAGGGAGGACGATCTCCTCGGCAGCCCCCCTCCCTTTCTCAATCACCCTTCTCcaagcatcctcagccatcttccgcCTTGCCTCTGGATCATGTTTGGCCGGAGATGGCACTAGATTGATGTTTGACCTTGGTGCTTGGTCTTCAGTGGGACTCGCTCCTGAGGCCCAAGCTTGGCCATCTGAACCCCACTGGCCTGGGTCATCCACGGGCTGGCTGGATGCTTCCCTCCTTCCTTGGGAAGTCTTCTCTTCTGCTTCCTTCTTGGTCTGAGAATGTTCCTTTGCAGCAGAATCAGGTGACAggtccagaacttgtccaggacGGGTCCAGGCTATCGCCTTCCAAATTCGGACTCCATCTCGGTTCCCCCGATTCACCATCAGGCGTGAGGTTCCGCTCTGAATCTGAACGTCACCAAGAGTAGCCGTGGATTGGAGCAAGCTGCCAAAGCCCAGGGTCCTAGAGGCAGAAGGTGCTGCCTTGGTCAGAGAAGCACGCATCCGCTGTAGATCCAGGAATCTGGACCACTGGTGGCTCGCAGTCAACCGCCGGGGTGATGGGCGGGAGCTGGTTCCAGGCCAAAACCCTGCCCCTAAAGGCTTTGGTAGCAGCTTGGCCAGGTTGGGGACACCTCCACGGTCCTGTTCATCGCCATCCAGGGGAAGATCAGCTGAAGAAACCATATCTTCATTGTCATCTAGGCTTTTCTCTGCTAGAGAAGGATCAAAGCTTGAAACAGTAAGAGACAGACCAAGTATCAGCCTGAAGTGAAAGGCAAACATCTTGTACACTTCCGTTTATCGCTGCCTGTTGCTGTCTACGTTTCAGTTCAAGGCTTTGAGAACAGAACCTTGCAGTCGAGTTTCAGTCAGCTCCCTTCCCTGCAGTCTTTATATTTCACTGGGTTCCCTCGTGAAGAGTTTACCACAGGAAGCCACCACCTCACACCCTCCATTACCTCCTCCGTTTTATTGAATCCATCAATCACCGGATGGAAGGAGGGGGCAGATAAACTCCGTCCTTTTAGGAATTCGGCGCTAACACCTGCTGTTTGGAGTCAAAGTGCTTTTATTGCTGCAGGCATTTGCATCTATAATGGTCAATGTAAACAAATTTGTGTATTAGCAACCACACGAACCAAAATCAGTTTGGCTACATAAAACTAAAAATCTAATCTTTGGTTCATGTTTCTACATGGATTCCTGTTCATGCGTCCAAAAATCACAAAGTTTCAGTAtcttcttctcctctgtcatcagatttctgaatagtctacaaacccatgaacactacctcactaattctttttctatttatgtttctatttattgatttatctatttatttatctatatcTATCTACCTTTCTATATCtgattatttgtttgtttatttacttataaatttttatgtcttacactgtTGTAAGGAAAGAATTAAATTTGATTCCTCAGTACCTGCTAAAATACGCAATACAAATGTAAGTTTGTAAAACAAAATGGTGTTGGAATGTTTTGAGAAGGTACAAGGGAACCAGTCCACAGCAATGTTTTGAGTACCAGTCCAGTCTTGGATGTAAAAAAtatgtttcaagattcaagattgttttctGTCACTCTTCAGtatacaaatgtaaaggagaacaaaataattgttactctgaatccaatgcagcataaaaaaacacagtaagcataaagaacacaattaaaaaatcacaataaatataaatatgtaag of the Mobula birostris isolate sMobBir1 chromosome 32, sMobBir1.hap1, whole genome shotgun sequence genome contains:
- the LOC140191084 gene encoding uncharacterized protein, which gives rise to MVSSADLPLDGDEQDRGGVPNLAKLLPKPLGAGFWPGTSSRPSPRRLTASHQWSRFLDLQRMRASLTKAAPSASRTLGFGSLLQSTATLGDVQIQSGTSRLMVNRGNRDGVRIWKAIAWTRPGQVLDLSPDSAAKEHSQTKKEAEEKTSQGRREASSQPVDDPGQWGSDGQAWASGASPTEDQAPRSNINLVPSPAKHDPEARRKMAEDAWRRVIEKGRGAAEEIVLPLTEYEVTRSSCRSLPFVQKISHPDCESLTMQNQLCFGQCRSFFVPGAGPRLNHSCSRCSPSQLRKTVVLLECEGGRTVNKDVVLVEGCQCDLQKDLMDH